In the genome of Stomoxys calcitrans chromosome 4, idStoCalc2.1, whole genome shotgun sequence, the window CtggtaaggcgtatgcatcagcttatctgcgcaacctggctagaagaacgcatactcgatgattggaacctcagcatactatgtcccgtacacaagaaaggagacaagacggaatgtgccaactacagaggaataagtctcccccccatcgcatacaagatactctcgagcgtactgtgtgaaagattaaaacctaaagtcaatgagataattgggccctatcaatgcgtctttagacctggtaaatccaccctagaccagatattcacactgcaccaaattctggaaaagaaggacaaatcaacacctaccatctctttgttgactacaaagccgccttcgatactcctttacgttcaaaggtacttcaagccatgtctgagtttggtatccctgcaaaattaataagactctgcaggatgacacttgctgatacgcgttcctcagtaagaataggaaagaatctctccgaaccatttaataccaaacgagatttcagacaaggattgtgtgatctctttaatatcctgctggagaagattataagagatgcagatgtgagtagatatggcacactaatcacaagagaacacgtgCTACTCGCctttgccgacgacatcgatatcataggtcggtcagtagtaactgctgcctttgaaagaatcgaaagagagtcagtgaaaatgtgtctggcagtaaatggagataagacgaaatggatggtttcaactccccaaaagccttgcacaaccgagcagataaagaaaatggagaaagttgggaacacaactttgagatagtcagtaactttatctacctcggcaccgccgtaaccgaaacatatgacaccagttttgagaataagcgaagaataatactggcaagcagatgctactttggactaagtaagcagtttagaaacaaggccacctctcgaaagacgaagattacactatacaagacactgatactactcgtgctgttatatggttctgaagcatgggtacttgtggaagcagataaggcagtgcttggagtatttgagagaaagattcttcgtacaatatatggaccagtttgtgttaacggagaatataggcgacgtatgaaccacgagctgtatgagctgtatgacgacgatagcataggtTCATGCATCAAActacaacggctgtgttggctaggtcatgttgtctgaatggatgaagaagctcctgcaaagaagacttttgatggcaaacacggtggtacacgcgaaccgggaagaccaaaagctcgatggaaagatcaagttgtgggagatacctcgaaacttggtgtcagagattttagaatgagcgcagaagatcaagacgcttggaacgctattctacgttctggcggaacaaatattctgtcatagccaattaaataataatatatatatgctaCGACCATTAAAGTGCAAACCGGGAGATTAATATATATagaagccatatctaaatctgaaccgatttttaacaaaatcaatACCGCTGTCCTTCAGCCAAAAAAGTTagatgttcaaaattttgtaacgattggacaacaaatacgacctgcactttgattacaagaatacatggactcacagacgaacatggctaaatcgaatcagaaattgattctgagtcgatcggtatacttatcaatgggtctagctcttcttcttcctagcattgcaaacaaatgcacaaatctggtataaaaattaaaagtcgaacATACCCGAAAGCAGTGGAGATATTATATACTAAAAGCACCATGAAGCAAAACAGCATTTTAAAaattggaccacaaatgaagattttgaAATTCCAAAGTGACCAATTTTAGGGTTCTGTCCAGAGGGGCTTGGACCATCAAGggcctttaaattttgcacatgatctcgataacgcctcagctctaaccatttcaaaagtattatcgtttttttttttattatatcccactgtgcgtctttGGTCAAATATAAGCTACCGTATcccaaagaaatttaattttttttaattttgctattTAGTAATAATTCAAAgtcttatttcatttttttctttccaGGTACGAAATAAATACAGCCATCTCATTAAAGAGAGTTCAATTCTATCGGATTTAGTAAgttatacaaaataattcaaaccaTTGTTCAaggatatttttatattttttctaataGTGATAATAATATTTCGTTTTGTTGTGGGATTGAGCGCAaaacaaattaataataatgtctcaaatatcaaaaaaaaggtaaaactCAATTTTAAATCACATCCaaagattttttcttttaattttattttcacaaaTCCGAATGTTTCCTAATCCAATCTCTATGGTAATAGACATAAGCATAGCCATCGGGATTATTTGTACCACAACCTCCATATACAAAACCAGCAATGCCAACAACTTCACCTTTGTACATGGCAGGTCCGCCAGAATCACCATGACATGCGCCATTGTCAGCAGGATGACCCAGACATATTAAGGCTTCGGAATCCCAATTAATTTTCTCCTTACATTCACTGCGTGAGATGGCTGTCAAAGTATTCCATTGCAATTTCTGGGGTACATCGCCATTGTGCTTAGTACGACCGAAACCAGATATGATAATATCTGAACCGGGAGGCACCATGGCGCTAGCCAAAGCTATGGGCTGGATATTGGCCGAATAGATAAGTGGTTCCTGAAGACGCAACAAGGCAACGTCATTCAAGAaattgccataatcttcatggGCTATGACTTCAGCCACTCTTACTATGACACCGCCTTGGAATCGATCATTGATACCCACACGTATGGTGAAAACACTGGGATCATAGCTGAAAAGTAAACGAACCTCAAGCAACTTCCAAACTGCAGATTTTGAAGAAGAGACTTACGTATAATAATTTCCTGAACTATCTGTGGTTCCCACACAATGGGCCGCTGTGAGCACAAAATTACGCGATATCACAGATCCTCCACACGAGTGAGAACCATTGCGTCTCAATGACACCTGATGAGGGAACTGACCCTCATAGGCATCTTCACCGCCCACCACACGACCCGTAGGAGCAGCATTGCTATATGCCACTGCAGCAATGCACACAAAAATTACGACAGAGAATTTGCTCATAGTCTTTACGTCAACTACTACCACGATTATCCAGAATACACCCATATTTATAACTTCTTTCTgtatttttttaagtaatttagATAATGGTATGAAATATCTTATCAACAAAGAAATCTAATCAAAAATTAGCCAAAATGCTCAGACAATTTAAGCTATGGCATAAAGTAGCCCAGCGATTGATGGTACACAATTCGATTCTTTGCTTATGCAAAAATTGGTCaaagatataatttttttacccaccattcattttgtcattccgtttgccacacatTTTGATGTCTTGCATACAAaccaatttctgaccctatatagtatatgGGCCAGGTTGATTTGTATAgataaagcaagtaaaaaggcattaaatttcgaactttggatacccaccacctcgggtatatatgttaacccacTTTCGTCAcaacccggtgaaaattggaaaacttatgcacccaaattcgacgcggacattgagtggtctaataaatttaagtcactgttgaattttgtatttcgaatttcaacaaaatcggataataaataaagttttttagagcttcagacccttaatcggcacagctatatctaaatatagtccgatccgaaccatatttgggacggatgtcgagagaactaaaactaccctctgtttcaaatttcagcgaaatcgggtaataaaaaagagcttttattggcttcagaccctttatcgtcagatcggtctataaagcagctatatctaaatatggtccgatttggcccgttcaataacttaaccagcgtgcatcaaaaagacgtatctgtgccaaatttcagccaatatctcaatttttgaaggctttagagtgcttacaacagacggacagacggacacacgaacatcgttaaatcgtcttagaattttacgacgatccgaaatatatatactttgttgggtcggaaattgatatttcgatgtgttgcaaacggaatgactaaatgaatataccgcctatcctacggtggtgggtataaaaagaagtgaAAAATCGTATAGCAAGAACGTAAACTACctacaattctaagaagtttctcCGAAGAAACCCTGTAGGCTAGGTATGAGTGGCAGTCCTTcaaagactcacttagacaattttaagtccattgggataccacattaGCGACCGACCAAGGAatttggtgggaatcgaaccgaCGACCCCCGCACTAGCactccgagcacgctaccaactcggctaccggaccCCCAAGAAGCAGGTACCTAAAATAAAATTCTGATCCACGCCTCTTgacttcaaaaattgttttttttttcatccatgaTCCACGCCTCTTGACttccaaaattgtttttttaacaaaatcgattcagattttgatatagctcccacatatattgggttgcccaaaaagtaattgcggattttttaaaagaaagtaaatgcatttttaataaatcttagaatgaactttaatcaaatatactttttttacactttttttctaaagcaagctaaaagtaacagctgataactgacagaagaaagaatgcaataacagagtcacaagctgtgaaaaaatttgtcaacgccgactatatgaaaaatctgcaattactttttgggcaacccaatatatttcattcgattttaaggctctagtagccatagttttggttcgatctttacaaaattttttaaaagacgttctatttaatgttccaacatgtgtgTATAATTTTATCGCAATCGGtacagatatagcacccatatatcggtatagatatagcacccatatatatctttcatccgatacggCATTGTAGGGTTCTGGTAGCCATAATttaggtccgatctttacaaaatttttgcacaagacgttctatttaatgttccaatatgtgtgcacaACTTTatcacaatcggttcagatttgcattttttggccgatttggctgaaattttgcatgtaatgttcggttatgacttccaacaagtacgatccaaattagtgtataacctgatatagctcccatataaaccgatttcgcgatttgacttcctgagcccttataagccgcaattttcgtccgatttggctgaaattgagcatgtggtgttttgttattacttccaacaactgtgctaagtacgatctaaatcggtttataacgtgatatagctcccacataaaccgatatccctatttgtcttcttgagtccttacagacgcaatttttgtccgatttagctgaaattttgcatgcggttttctgttacgacttccaacaactgctccaaatacggtcgaaatcagtctcttacctgatatggctcccatataaaccgatttctcgatcatctttgttcggttcctagaagctttaaattttaaatttttaccagaatctatggtgatggattcccaagattcagcccggccgaattttacacgcttttacttgtttttccataggcaggttaagttcaaagttgGGTGATATCGGAatatttcttgatatagcccccatatagaccgatctgccgattaaaggttttaggcccattaaaacacctatccgatttcgctgaaattcggcacaatgGTTTGTGTTAGTCTTTTCCACATTCGTACTGAGTATTGTTAAGATCGGGCAATAATtcgttatagcttccatatacactgatctcccgaattagtatcttgggcacataaaacgcgcatttattacctgatttcgctgaaatttggcgcaagcACATATGTTAgtctttttgatatagctatttggatatagctgccatatatatcgatctctcgatttaaggtcttgaacccataaaaggagcatttattaaccgattttgctgaaatttggcacagttaacTATGTTAGACCCCTCAACGTCCGTATTTAATATGGCCCCcattggtctatatttagacatagctgtcatatagaccgatctatggtctagagcccacaaaaggcacacttattatccgatttcgttgaaatttggcacagtgacttatgtaaggatTTTCGACGTCTGTGCCCTATATGGTGTAAATCGATATATagctggatatagctgtccttaGACCATAAAAGCAGCGTTTATCGGttgatagcctgatatagctgccatagaaaccaatcttccaatttaacTTTCTAAGCCTCTGGCGGCGCAAATTCtactcgatttgcttgaaattttgtaggtggtgtttttctgtgACTTCTAGCAGCCATGATGGTACGGTACATACcggccaataacttgatatagctcatatatatttgaaaaagccattcaaagatcttgacaaatgcaaaacttggtggagggtatataagattcggcccggccgaacatagcacattttaacttgttttttttttgcaattttgaccgagatctgcatcgtattttgcaatttacgaaagtATTTCCGGTTCGTTTGCGTTGCGTTTATCCATGATTTGGAttcgtgaaaaaatttttaatcactTTGGCTCATAAACtgtccacatctgattattcatCTTAAAGTTGTACAGtttggaaatcaaaaaattttaaaaaagtgtattttttgtatttgtcaaaaatgtattttcatT includes:
- the LOC106089077 gene encoding serine protease SP24D, with amino-acid sequence MGVFWIIVVVVDVKTMSKFSVVIFVCIAAVAYSNAAPTGRVVGGEDAYEGQFPHQVSLRRNGSHSCGGSVISRNFVLTAAHCVGTTDSSGNYYTYDPSVFTIRVGINDRFQGGVIVRVAEVIAHEDYGNFLNDVALLRLQEPLIYSANIQPIALASAMVPPGSDIIISGFGRTKHNGDVPQKLQWNTLTAISRSECKEKINWDSEALICLGHPADNGACHGDSGGPAMYKGEVVGIAGFVYGGCGTNNPDGYAYVYYHRDWIRKHSDL